A single Microbacterium sulfonylureivorans DNA region contains:
- the rplJ gene encoding 50S ribosomal protein L10 encodes MAQKDASVAELTKNFENSNAVLLTEYRGLTVAQLKQLRNTIRQDAEYAVVKNTLTKIAANNAGITSLDEDLKGPSAIAFVHGDFVATAKALRDFAKANPLLVIKGGVFEGNSLDADEINKYASLESREVLLAKAAGMMKATMGKAAATIDALREKLETAEAA; translated from the coding sequence ATGGCGCAGAAGGATGCATCGGTCGCCGAGCTCACGAAGAACTTCGAGAACTCGAACGCCGTTCTGCTGACCGAGTACCGCGGTCTGACGGTTGCCCAGCTCAAGCAGCTGCGCAACACCATCCGTCAGGACGCGGAATACGCCGTGGTGAAGAACACGCTGACCAAGATCGCCGCGAACAACGCGGGGATCACGTCGCTGGACGAGGACCTCAAGGGCCCCTCGGCCATCGCATTCGTGCACGGCGACTTCGTCGCCACTGCGAAGGCCCTGCGTGACTTCGCCAAGGCCAACCCGCTTCTCGTGATCAAGGGCGGCGTGTTCGAGGGCAACTCCCTCGACGCCGACGAGATCAACAAGTACGCCTCGCTCGAGAGCCGTGAGGTTCTGCTTGCGAAGGCCGCGGGCATGATGAAGGCGACGATGGGCAAGGCTGCCGCGACCATCGACGCGCTTCGCGAAAAGCTGGAGACCGCCGAGGCCGCGTAA
- a CDS encoding winged helix DNA-binding domain-containing protein — protein sequence MSPAQILEQRLRSHRLSAPAPTIADAASHMLATQAQEFWGGRWAIAQRTRGRATVRDVDAAFDRGEIVRSWTQRGTIHLLPARDLAWVLSITGERQARQVAAVRRAESIDDAEMARAETLARGALRGANRLTRKELFDVFEAGGVSTARQRGYHLLVSLSLPGVICQGPVVPRESGPTREQYLVLTEEWVTDPVWPSNPLGELFFRYIASHGPAGARDFAWWTGLPLGVSRAAADAASDRLVVVDDEAEPLYVAAGPAPRRAAGAPEVLALPPFEEYYLSYVDRSVPCAPEFLKAIGPSMNGIVRPILVARGEVIGVWTHSVAVGRHADSPIPELFSTDAATDAEVAAALDRYRDFITA from the coding sequence GTGAGTCCCGCGCAGATCCTCGAACAGCGACTCCGCTCGCATCGTCTGAGCGCCCCCGCCCCCACGATCGCCGACGCCGCCTCGCACATGCTCGCCACCCAGGCGCAGGAGTTCTGGGGCGGGCGCTGGGCGATCGCCCAGCGCACCCGTGGGCGCGCCACGGTGCGCGATGTCGACGCGGCGTTCGACCGCGGCGAGATCGTTCGGTCGTGGACGCAGCGGGGCACCATCCACCTCCTTCCCGCCCGCGACCTCGCCTGGGTGCTGTCGATCACGGGGGAGCGCCAGGCGCGCCAGGTCGCAGCCGTCCGTCGGGCCGAGAGCATCGACGACGCCGAGATGGCGCGGGCCGAGACCCTCGCCCGCGGCGCGCTCCGCGGCGCCAACCGCCTGACCCGAAAAGAGCTGTTCGACGTGTTCGAGGCGGGCGGAGTCAGCACCGCGCGGCAGCGGGGCTATCACCTGCTCGTGTCGCTGTCGCTGCCCGGCGTCATCTGTCAGGGGCCGGTGGTGCCTCGCGAGAGCGGCCCCACACGCGAGCAGTACCTCGTGCTCACCGAGGAGTGGGTGACGGATCCCGTGTGGCCTTCGAATCCCCTCGGCGAGCTGTTCTTCCGCTACATCGCCTCGCACGGCCCGGCCGGGGCGCGCGACTTCGCGTGGTGGACGGGGCTGCCGCTCGGCGTCTCGCGCGCGGCGGCGGACGCGGCATCCGATCGCCTCGTCGTCGTGGACGACGAAGCCGAGCCGCTGTACGTGGCGGCCGGCCCCGCACCGCGGCGCGCCGCGGGGGCTCCCGAGGTGCTCGCGCTGCCGCCGTTCGAGGAGTACTACCTCTCCTACGTCGATCGCTCGGTGCCGTGCGCGCCCGAGTTCCTGAAGGCCATCGGCCCGAGCATGAACGGCATCGTGCGGCCGATCCTGGTCGCCCGCGGCGAGGTCATCGGAGTGTGGACGCACTCGGTCGCCGTCGGACGTCACGCCGATTCGCCGATCCCGGAGCTGTTCTCGACGGATGCCGCGACCGACGCGGAGGTCGCTGCGGCGCTCGACCGCTACCGCGACTTCATCACGGCCTGA
- the rplL gene encoding 50S ribosomal protein L7/L12 yields MAKLTTEELLQQFADLTLIELSEFVKAFEEKFDVTAAAPVAVAGAGGAGAEAAVEEEKDSFDVILEAAGDKKIQVIKTVRELTSLGLGEAKAVVDGAPKAVLEGANKEAAEKAKAALEEAGATVTLK; encoded by the coding sequence ATGGCGAAGCTCACCACTGAGGAGCTGCTCCAGCAGTTCGCCGACCTGACCCTCATCGAGCTCAGCGAGTTCGTGAAGGCGTTCGAGGAGAAGTTCGACGTCACCGCTGCCGCTCCCGTCGCCGTTGCCGGCGCCGGTGGCGCGGGCGCCGAGGCCGCTGTCGAGGAGGAGAAGGACTCGTTCGACGTCATCCTCGAGGCTGCCGGCGACAAGAAGATCCAGGTCATCAAGACGGTCCGCGAGCTCACCTCGCTCGGCCTCGGCGAGGCCAAGGCCGTCGTCGACGGTGCCCCGAAGGCTGTCCTCGAGGGCGCCAACAAGGAGGCCGCAGAGAAGGCCAAGGCCGCTCTCGAAGAGGCCGGCGCGACGGTTACCCTCAAGTAA